One window of the Bos indicus isolate NIAB-ARS_2022 breed Sahiwal x Tharparkar chromosome 15, NIAB-ARS_B.indTharparkar_mat_pri_1.0, whole genome shotgun sequence genome contains the following:
- the LOC139187145 gene encoding olfactory receptor 6B9-like, whose product MLGRNITLVSEFILVGFPTAPWLQVLLFSLFLVVYLLVVVENLAIMFTVWVTGSLHKPMYYFLSSLSFLEVWYVSVTVPKMLDGFLLQRRRISFIGCMTQLYFFISLACTECVLLAAMAYDRYVAICHPLRYPVIMTTGHCVQLVAFSYITGFMITVFKVYFISHVTFCGSNVMNHFFCDISPILKLACKDMSTAELVDFALAIVILVFPLTTTILSYVYIVSTILRIPSTQGRKKAFSTWASHLTVVIIYYTAMIFMYVRPRAIASFNSNKLISAVYAVLTPMLNPFIYCLRNQEVKNAIKKTVGVGQCFLLSCGLLP is encoded by the coding sequence CTCTGGTGAGTGAGTTCATCCTGGTGGGCTTCCCCACCGCCCCCTGGCTGCAGGTCCtgctcttctccctcttccttgTGGTCTACTTGCTGGTGGTAGTAGAAAATCTTGCCATCATGTTCACTGTCTGGGTCACTGGCTCCCTCCATAAGCCCATGTACTATTTCCTGAGTAGCCTGTCCTTCCTGGAGGTCTGGTATGTCTCTGTCACCGTCCCCAAGATGCTGGATGGATTCCTCCTGCAGAGACGGCGTATCTCCTTCATAGGCTGCATGACCCAGCTGTACTTCTTTATCTCGCTTGCCTGCACGGAGTGTGTACTTCTGGCagccatggcctatgaccgctatgtggccatctgccaccctcTCAGATACCCGGTCATCATGACCACAGGTCATTGTGTGCAGCTGGTGGCTTTCTCTTATATAACTGGTTTCATGATCACTGTATTCAAGGTCTATTTTATTTCACATGTCACTTTCTGTGGCTCCAATGTCATGAACCACTTTTTCTGTGACATCTCACCAATCCTCAAACTGGCCTGCAAAGACATGTCCACAGCTGAGCTAGTGGACTTTGCTTTGGCTATCGTCATTCTTGTCTTCCCTCTCACCACTACCATCCTCTCCTATGTCTACATTGTCTCCACCATTCTGCGTATACCCTCCacccagggaaggaagaaggcCTTCTCCACCTGGGCATCCCACCTCACAGTAGTCATAATTTATTACACAGCCATGATTTTCATGTATGTTCGGCCCAGAGCTATTGCTTCATTTAACTCCAACAAGCTAATCTCAGCTGTGTATGCAGTCCTCACTCCCATGCtaaatccattcatctactgTCTGAGGAACCAGGAAGTCAAGAATGCTATCAAAAAGACAGTGGGTGTTGGCCAGTGCTTCCTGCTCAGCTGTGGCCTGCTGCCTTGA